A portion of the Methanobacterium aggregans genome contains these proteins:
- a CDS encoding MrcB family domain-containing protein, whose product MLKEDIEQVLNNYKRAMNENFTGNPIATALRTNFPKDLKKIIDEPNKYKITGSAGQGNWTYSPWVAIFDKRITTSAQSGFYPVYLFKEDMSGVYLSLNQGATDLKNKYGNRRANEILNTKSKNFRDKLNGLIQVSDNFLESIDLEVENSPNAPFYEAGNIYAKYYSLNNLPSEEKLESDLKEVLNMYDLLVSEDEPLKIIENESEIAESQKKFVEIFKNAADKIVSGKAGFQGGQEEGNFYWSNKLGIWLCSRKIETSRYWNGFGVEEPEEDSGHTIICEINFPLTGIRRSVAGAFANDESGNIYVIHRGKLGGNFSKAFFEKNYEGEWTSVQDGDKKSDVVVIGRLDDPMLPEKVRDFILMIDRMKNGSKIGENISNEDNGSEKLPSASFYEFLVESGYFFDPKIVENFLLSLKVKPFVILTGNSGTGKTKLAQLFARYQLSNYNIVPVGANWTENRHLLGFYNIITKNYQETTALTLITEASKNSQIPHFLILDEMNLSHVERYFADFLSSMESQEAIPLHSNEDNNVPNELKIPGNLLVVGTVNVDETTYMFSPKVLDRANTIEFSTSPAKSYMLNDYGKYQLTGNTEYLEDPLSNLEIRDCKLSQLKEELEDVKIEGGDYLWDVLADEVNNFQEVLGKAGFDFGFRVIDEILRFMYVAWIYEGGPEIWDNWMRYFDAQIKQKMLPKLHGSQRVLENVLMELFELCYTEAVEPSPRYFGDLKSDKNVKYLSSALKIQEMDKVLYEQRYVSFIN is encoded by the coding sequence ATGTTAAAGGAAGATATTGAACAGGTTTTGAATAATTATAAAAGGGCTATGAATGAAAATTTCACTGGAAATCCCATAGCAACCGCATTAAGAACTAATTTTCCAAAGGACCTTAAGAAAATTATAGATGAACCCAACAAGTACAAAATAACTGGTTCAGCAGGTCAGGGTAATTGGACATACTCCCCCTGGGTTGCAATATTTGATAAAAGAATAACCACAAGCGCTCAATCAGGATTTTATCCTGTTTATTTGTTTAAAGAAGATATGAGTGGTGTTTATCTTTCACTCAATCAAGGTGCTACTGATTTAAAGAACAAATATGGAAATAGAAGGGCTAATGAAATTTTAAATACAAAATCAAAAAATTTTAGGGACAAATTAAATGGTTTAATACAAGTATCTGATAATTTTTTAGAATCAATAGACTTAGAAGTGGAAAATTCCCCAAATGCACCTTTCTACGAAGCAGGTAACATCTATGCAAAATATTACAGTTTAAACAATTTACCATCAGAAGAAAAGCTTGAATCAGACTTAAAAGAAGTTTTAAATATGTACGATTTACTCGTTTCAGAAGATGAACCTCTGAAAATAATCGAAAATGAAAGTGAAATAGCAGAAAGTCAAAAGAAATTTGTTGAAATTTTCAAAAACGCTGCTGATAAAATTGTTAGTGGTAAAGCTGGTTTTCAAGGCGGCCAGGAAGAAGGAAATTTCTATTGGTCAAACAAACTTGGGATTTGGTTATGTTCAAGAAAGATTGAAACGAGTAGGTATTGGAATGGTTTTGGAGTCGAAGAACCTGAAGAAGATTCAGGGCATACAATTATATGTGAAATAAATTTCCCACTAACTGGAATTAGAAGATCGGTAGCAGGAGCCTTTGCAAATGATGAATCAGGAAATATCTACGTGATTCATAGAGGTAAACTCGGTGGAAACTTTTCTAAGGCGTTTTTTGAAAAAAATTATGAAGGAGAATGGACTTCAGTTCAAGATGGAGATAAAAAAAGTGACGTTGTTGTAATTGGTAGATTGGATGATCCTATGCTACCTGAAAAAGTCAGAGATTTTATTTTGATGATCGATAGAATGAAAAATGGGTCCAAAATCGGAGAAAACATATCTAATGAAGACAATGGATCTGAAAAGCTCCCATCCGCATCATTCTATGAATTTTTAGTTGAATCAGGTTACTTCTTCGATCCAAAGATAGTTGAAAACTTCTTATTATCTTTGAAGGTGAAACCATTCGTTATTTTAACTGGTAACTCTGGTACTGGTAAAACTAAGTTAGCTCAACTTTTTGCCAGATATCAGCTCTCAAACTACAATATCGTCCCTGTAGGTGCAAACTGGACTGAAAACAGACACTTACTTGGTTTCTACAACATCATCACCAAGAACTACCAAGAAACCACAGCCCTAACCTTAATCACAGAAGCTTCAAAGAACTCCCAAATTCCACATTTCCTAATTCTGGATGAGATGAACCTTTCACATGTTGAAAGATACTTCGCTGACTTTTTATCATCCATGGAAAGTCAAGAGGCCATACCATTACATTCAAACGAGGATAATAACGTTCCCAATGAACTGAAAATACCGGGTAACTTATTAGTGGTTGGTACGGTTAACGTGGATGAAACAACCTACATGTTCAGTCCTAAGGTTTTGGATAGGGCGAACACCATCGAATTTTCAACTTCCCCTGCTAAAAGTTACATGTTGAATGATTATGGAAAATACCAGTTAACAGGTAACACAGAGTACCTTGAAGATCCACTCTCTAACCTTGAAATCAGAGATTGTAAACTCTCACAATTAAAAGAAGAGTTAGAGGATGTTAAAATTGAGGGAGGAGACTACCTTTGGGATGTACTGGCAGATGAAGTCAACAACTTCCAGGAAGTCCTTGGAAAGGCAGGTTTTGATTTTGGTTTCAGGGTAATCGATGAGATATTACGTTTCATGTACGTTGCTTGGATTTACGAGGGCGGCCCAGAGATTTGGGATAATTGGATGCGTTACTTCGATGCTCAGATCAAACAGAAGATGTTACCTAAGTTACATGGGTCCCAGAGGGTTCTTGAGAATGTTTTAATGGAGCTCTTTGAACTCTGTTACACCGAGGCTGTGGAACCTTCACCCCGTTACTTCGGAGATCTGAAATCAGATAAAAACGTGAAATATCTTTCATCTGCCTTGAAGATCCAGGAGATGGATAAGGTACTCTACGAGCAGAGATATGTTTCATTCATAAATTAG
- a CDS encoding restriction endonuclease produces the protein MGEISSDYIYEPNFCEEKPGEYGDVRKVEWKGEVNRDDLSTSTKNTLGAISTLFEINNEASKEILNLLKGKKVSEAVEEDSEESDLLKDDVISRSQEFIQDKVVKLDWDEMQELVAGLLRGMGYKTIVSAKGPDRGRDIIASPDGLGLEEPRIVVEVKHRNGSMGSREIRSFSGGLREGDKGLYVSTGGFSKDARYEADRSNIPLTLVDLDLLVKLILQYYDNFDSEARTLIPLTKIYWPV, from the coding sequence GTGGGGGAAATAAGTTCAGATTACATCTATGAACCCAACTTCTGTGAAGAAAAACCAGGAGAATATGGTGATGTTAGGAAGGTTGAATGGAAAGGAGAAGTGAACAGAGACGATCTCTCAACTTCCACAAAGAACACACTGGGAGCTATTTCAACTCTTTTTGAGATAAACAATGAGGCTTCAAAGGAGATATTAAACCTGTTAAAGGGTAAAAAGGTTTCCGAGGCTGTTGAAGAAGATTCTGAAGAAAGTGATCTCTTAAAAGATGATGTAATTTCCAGGTCCCAGGAGTTTATTCAGGATAAGGTTGTTAAATTGGATTGGGATGAAATGCAGGAGTTAGTTGCAGGTTTATTGCGAGGTATGGGTTACAAAACAATTGTATCTGCTAAAGGCCCAGACAGGGGTAGGGACATAATAGCATCTCCCGATGGTTTAGGCCTAGAGGAACCAAGAATAGTGGTTGAAGTAAAGCATAGAAATGGATCAATGGGTTCAAGGGAAATAAGAAGCTTTAGTGGCGGATTAAGAGAGGGTGATAAGGGATTGTACGTATCAACCGGAGGCTTCTCGAAGGATGCCCGATACGAAGCAGACAGATCTAACATTCCATTAACCTTGGTTGACCTAGATCTACTGGTTAAATTAATTTTACAGTACTACGATAACTTTGATTCAGAGGCTCGGACTTTAATTCCATTAACCAAGATTTATTGGCCAGTTTGA